A single genomic interval of Argopecten irradians isolate NY chromosome 8, Ai_NY, whole genome shotgun sequence harbors:
- the LOC138328871 gene encoding C-type lectin domain family 4 member M-like — protein sequence MSIVTSGTWMLHAITHYNQTCGDLLFTIENSSVRECGILCLVQMSCYMFEFFPLISVCHVFSGVASSNSSTINFSMSRKVHKEMTNCYRSGYTFDTRGSICFKIVNRRRSWNEAKDACIKDEGRLLVLSNTNQVNAIRKAMRSASIRFVFVGLTDAATEGRWIWVDGSRLDRHIWSKVALNNYDNYPGDTDADCAVLSSSNTLMDMHCNNSFPYICERPQLLYELF from the exons ATGTCGATAGTAACATCAGGAACATGGATGCTTCATGCAATCACACATTACAACCAAACCTGTGGAGATCTACTTTTCACAATAGAGAATTCCTCTGTTCGGGAATGTGGCATTTTGTGCCTAGTACAGATGAGTTGCTACATGTTCGAATTCTTCCCATTGATCAGTGTGTGTCACGTATTCTCGGGGGTGGCCTCTTCTAACAGTTCAACCATTAATTTCAGCATGTCGCGAAAGGTACATAAAGAAATGACAA ATTGCTATCGATCTGGATACACGTTCGACACAAGAGGAAGTATCTGCTTTAAAATCGTTAACAGAAGACGTTCTTGGAATGAAGCTAAAGATGCATGCATCAAGGACGAAGGGAGACTACTCGTGTTGTCAAATACGAACCAGGTTAACGCCATAAGGAAGGCTATGAGAA GTGCAAGCATCCGTTTTGTCTTCGTCGGCCTGACAGATGCTGCAACTGAGGGGCGGTGGATTTGGGTGGATGGATCGCGGCTTGATCGTCATATCTGGTCAAAGGTAGCATTGAATAACTACGACAACTACCCTGGAGATACAGATGCAGATTGTGCAGTGCTCAGTAGTTCGAATACTTTGATGGACATGCACTGTAACAATTCCTTTCCTTACATATGCGAGAGGCCACAGTTGTTGTATGAATTGTTTTGA
- the LOC138330031 gene encoding dimethylaniline monooxygenase [N-oxide-forming] 2-like — translation MTKTVLVVGAGVSGLAAVKHCLDEGMEPICFEKDTDVGGLWNYHDWSKEGDPSLYNSCSINTSKEMTCYSDFPIPKEFPNFMGHRHFKKYLELYAEHFNLRKYIKFSHSVENIKKADDFDETGNWMTLVKNLETGKFQNLKTNFVIVCNGHLHVPNVPTFPGLKKFKGKVMHTHDYKDFRGFEGKRILVMGIGNSGSDVACELSRHAEHVYMSSRRGTYVIQRAADHGVPFDHLALNRFSMKLPWSLMRPLFFHRLNRRYNHANYGLSPNKRFDASVLTISDDLPNRILLGTINIKCNVKEFTVDGAIFEDGTELKDIDVVILATGFNFDFPFLDDGIIKIDGHFPYLYELVFPTNLNPCTLGVVGLVQPFGALPPILEMQTRCITRVFAGKCKLPSAPQRLEIVEKRKSFIMSNFIDSPRYSLQIYSVQYMDRLASMIGCKPNFWKYFFTDPKLWYRIVFGPATPVQWRLNGPGAWKGAKRAIETVKEHTYFPMKSRRSGDGEMDGLYDGWIQLFRKVCFVASIPLIVRYLYVNGFFKSLINFF, via the exons ATGACGAAGACGGTTTTAGTGGTAGGCGCGGGGGTGTCGGGCCTGGCAGCGGTCAAACATTGCCTAGACGAAGGGATGGAACCTATCTGCTTCGAGAAGGATACAGACGTTGGAGGGCTATGGAATTATCATGACTGGTCCAAAGAAGGAGACCCTAGCCTGTATAACTCCTGTAGTATCAATACCAGCAAGGAAATGACCTGCTACAGCGACTTCCCGATCCCTAAAGAGTTCCCTAACTTCATGGGGCACCGACACTTCAAAAAGTACCTCGAACTTTACGCAGAACATTTCAATCTAAGAAAGTACATCAAGTTTAGCCACAGCgtagaaaatatcaaaaaagcTGATGATTTCGATGAAACAGGAAATTGGATGACATTGGTCAAGAATTTAGAGACAGGGaagtttcaaaatttgaaaacaaacttCGTTATCGTATGCAATGGGCATCTTCACGTGCCGAACGTGCCTACATTCCCTGGGCTGAAAAAATTCAAGGGCAAGGTCATGCATACTCACGATTACAAGGACTTCCGGGGATTCGAAGGGAAGAGAATCTTGGTGATGGGGATCGGAAACTCTGGATCAGACGTGGCCTGCGAACTCAGTCGTCATGCTGAACAC GTGTATATGTCCAGCCGACGTGGAACCTACGTAATCCAAAGAGCCGCTGACCACGGCGTTCCTTTTGACCATCTCGCCCTCAATCGGTTCTCCATGAAATTACCGTGGAGCCTGATGCGGCCTTTGTTCTTCCATCGCCTAAACCGACGCTACAACCACGCAAACTACGGCCTTTCGCCAAACAAACGGTTCGACGCGAGTGTCCTTACGATCAGTGATGACCTTCCAAATCGGATCTTACTCGGCACCATCAACATCAAGTGTAACGTGAAGGAGTTTACAGTAGATGGCGCTATATTTGAAGATGGCACAGAACTGAAAGACATCGATGTTGTTATCCTTGCCACGGGGTTCAATTTCGATTTTCCGTTTCTTGACGACGGTATAATCAAAATCGATGGCCATTTCCCTTACCTGTACGAGCTTGTTTTTCCTACAAATTTAAATCCGTGCACACTTGGTGTGGTGGGTCTGGTTCAACCGTTTGGTGCTCTGCCACCAATTTTAGAAATGCAAACCAGATGCATCACAAGAGTATTTGCAGGAAAATGCAAGCTACCAAGTGCTCCACAACGCCTTGAGATCGTAGAGAAACGGAAATCTTTCATCATGAGTAATTTTATCGACTCACCAAGATACAGTTTGCAGATCTACTCAGTCCAGTACATGGACCGCTTGGCGTCAATGATAGGCTGCAAACCGAATTTCTGGAAATACTTCTTCACAGACCCAAAACTGTGGTACAGGATAGTTTTCGGTCCAGCTACGCCAGTACAGTGGCGCCTTAATGGTCCTGGCGCCTGGAAAGGCGCTAAGCGTGCGATTGAGACAGTGAAAGAACATACCTACTTTCCGATGAAATCAAGGAGGTCGGGCGATGGAGAGATGGACGGACTTTATGATGGGTGGATCCAACTCTTCAGGAAAGTCTGTTTTGTGGCGTCCATTCCGCTCATTGTGAGATACCTGTATGTAAATGGATTTTTCAAAAGCCTTAttaattttttctaa